GTAGGCGAAGCAAACGTACAGCGCTGGTTGTCGGTTGCGGCAGGGCTGGTGGCGTTCGGCCCGGCGGCGGCACGTCTGGTGACGGTGTTCGGCGCGGGCTTCAATGCCGATGAGGTCATCAACCGCTCGCACAATCTGCTCAAAGTCATGGATGCCGAACTGGCCAACCGTCCGTTCCTGATTGGCAGCAAGCCCAGCATTGCCGATATTGCCAACTACACCTACATCGCCCACGCGCCCGAAGGTAATGTGGCATTGAGTGCGTACCCGAACGTGGGCGCCTGGCTGCGTCGCATTGAAGCGCTGCCCGGCTTTGTCGGCATGCAGAAAACCGCCGTCGGGCTAGCAGCCTGATCAGTCAGTTGTCCAGGGCGGGCAGCTTGCCCGCCCTGCTGGCCCGCCGCACTTAGCGGGACTTGGCTGTGGGCATACGCCCAGGCCAAGCAGTACAAAGACACATCAGTGGATTCAAGTTGCACCCACCTGAAGGATGAATCATGAGCTCCCCGGACACTGGCACTCCCTCCCCCTGGCACCGCGGTGAACGGGCAATCCATGAGCAGATGGGGACCGCAGCCCAGATGGAGGCCTTTGGCCGTCGGGTCATCCGTGATTACATGCCGGACCAGCACCGTACGTTTTATGCGCAACTGCCCTTTATTGTGGCCGGTGGCGTCGATGCGCAAGGCTACCCTTGGGCCAGCGTGCTGGAAGGCATGCCGGGCTTCATCCAGTCACCCGATCCGCGCCAGTTGCTGATTCGTGCCAGGCCAACAGCCGGTGATGCCTTGCTCGATTGCCTGCACGATGGCGCTGCCATCGGCCTCTTGGGCATCGAGCTGCATACCCGCCGCCGCAATCGCATGAACGGCCAGATTCACCTGCAGCAGAACGGTGATATCGCCGTCCATGTTGGTCACTCTTTTGGTAACTGCCCGCAATACATTCAGGACCGGGAGTTCTCCTTTTCCCAGCCGCCGGGCCAAGCCTATACCGGCGCCATCGAGCACCTGAACGGGCTCGATGCGGCAGCACGAGACACCATCAACAACGCCGATACGTTCTTTGTTGCCAGTTGCTTTCCCGGTGACGACGACACACCAGCGCAGCAGGTCGATGTTTCGCACCGTGGCGGCAAGCCGGGTTTTGTCCGTGTAGACGGCGGCACGCTCACCATTCCCGACTTTTCCGGGAACCTGCATTTCAACACGCTGGGCAATCTGCTGGTCCATCCCAAGGCTGGTCTGGTGTTTATCGACTTTGCCAGCGGCGACATGCTGCAAGTGAGCGGCAGTACCGAGATCCAGTTTGCGGGTGACGACATTGCCGCCTTTCAGGGGGCAGAGCGCCTGTGGCGCCTCAAGGTCGAACGGGTCGTGCGTCGCCGTGCCGCGCTGGCCTTGCGCTGGCAACTTCGGGGTTTCTCGCCCAATTCGCTGATGACGGGTTCCTGGGAGCAAGCAGCGGAGCGGCAGGCTGCGGCAAAGTTGCAGAACACTTGGCGGCCATTCCGCATCGAGCGGATTATCGAAGAGAGTTCGGCAGTACGCTCCTTCTACCTGAGCCCCGCCGATGGCTTGGGTCTGGCCGGGTTCCAGGCTGGCCAACACCTGCCAATCCGCCTGTCCCTGCCGGGGCAGGACAAGCCAGTGATACGAACCTATACCTTGTCGGCGGCGCCGTCCGATGGTTTCTACCGCATCAGCGTCAAACGTGGTGGTCGCGTGTCCGGCCATCTGCACGATGCGCTGAAAATTGGCGATCTGATCGAAGCACGTGCTCCGCAAGGCGACTTTCTGGTGGATGCGGCGGAGCGGCGACCACTGGTGTTGCTGGCCGGTGGCATCGGCATCACCCCCATGCTGGCCATGCTGCGTCATGTTGTTTACGAGGGCTTGCGCACCCGCCGTGTCCGCCCGAGCTATTTGTTCTATGCCACCCGCACGGTCGCTGAGCGGGCATTTGATACGGAAATCGACGCATTGCTTCATCGCGCCGGCAACGCGCTACAGGTGGTACGACTGGCCAGCCAGCCCGAAGCAGACCGCGTTCACGGCCGCGATTACGAAGTCGCCGGCCATATCGATCTGGCCTTGCTCAAGTCGGCGCTGCCGCTGGATGACTACGACTTCTATCTGTGCGGCCCGGTGCCCTTCATGCAAAGCTTGTATGACGGCCTTCGCGATTTACGCATTGCCGATGATCGCATCCACGCCGAGGCCTTCGGGCCGGCGGCGTTGACGCGTCGAGCGGATGTGGCGTCTGCGTTGCCCACATTGGCGCCAATGGCTGATCACGATGTGAAGGTCCTGTTTGCGGAGTCGGGCAAGGAAGCGCGCTGGCAAGCCGGTGATGGCAGCCTGCTGGAGCTGGCCGAGGCGCGCGGTCTGACACCCGAATTCAGCTGCCGTGGTGGCAGTTGCGGCACCTGCAAGGTGGCATTGCTGGAGGGCGCGGTCACCTACGCGCAACAGCCGGCGTTTGCGCTCGCAGACGGCGAGGTTTTGCCATGCTGTGCGGTGCCCGCCCGCAGCGCAGATCAAGCTGCCCGTATCGTGCTCAAGCTCTGAGGCTGTCTGCCGAGCAATCAATCGTGCTCAGTTCAGGTGCTTGTCCGCGCGCAGACGATCTGCCATCAGGTCGATAAAGCTGCGTACCTTCGCCGACCCATACTTGCTCTCGCGGTGCACGATGTGAATGGGCAAAGGCGCGTTTTCGTATTCGGACAGCACGATCTTGAGTTGACCCGCAGCCAGATGCGGCGCGATCTGATACGACATCAGCCGGGTAATGCCCAAGCCGCTAAGGGCAGCCTCGATCGCAGCATCGTTGCTGGTCACGGTCAGACGTGGCTTGAGCTTGATGTTGGTGGGCGTGGATTCCGGCCCGAACTTCCACTCCACCGCCGGTGACACCCCCGTCGCCGCAATGATCGTCCGCTCGCGCAAGGCCTGCGGTGATTGCGGAATGCCATGCTGCTCCAAGTAAGCCGGCGAGGCACACAGCACCCGCCGCACCTGGCCTACCTTGATGGCACGCATGCTGGAATCCGGGAGCGGGCCGATACGCACGGCTACATCCACGCCTTCTTCCAGCATGTTCACCACGCGGTCCAGAAACAGCGCCGATACATCGGTCTCGGGGTAGCGACTCAGGTAATCGACAATGCCGGGCATCACGAACATCTTGCCGAACAGCACCGGGGCCGTCACGGTCAGATGGCCCCGTGGCGCGGCATTGATGCCCGCCGCGGCCTCGTCAGCCTCATCCACCTCGCCGAGAATGCGGCGGGCGTCGTCCAGATAGCGCTGGCCAGCCTCGGTGACCCGAACATAGCGGGTCGTGCGCTGCAGCAGCTTCACGCCCAGGCGGTTTTCCAGGGCCGAGATGGCCCGCGTCACCGCCGGTGGCGACATGCCCAGCCGCCGTGCCCCACCGGCAAAACTCTCTTCCTCACCTACCGCCACAAACACCGTCATCAGGTGCAGTCTGTCCATGCTTCAATTCCTTTAATCGGAATAATCTATTGCATTGTACGGCCATTCTTCTACAGGGTGAACTTTGGCAAAGTGGCACCACTCGCAACGCACCGGGCGCTGCGAACCGCAAGCCACCCAACCAAGGACCCATCATGAGCCGTATCAGCATCCCCACCGTCGAACAATCCGTCGAAGCCAGCAAGCCGCTGCTGGCCGCCGTGAAGCAACAACTGGGCGTCGTGCCCAACCTGATGAAACTGGTCGGCCACAGCCCCGCGGCACTGGAAGGCTATCTGTCGCTCAATGCTGCGCTGAACAAGGGCAAGCTCGACGCCGCCCTGCGCGAGCGGATCGCCCTCACCGTGGCCGAGTACAACGGCTGCGACTACTGTCTGTCGGCGCATACCTATCTGGGCCTGCATGTTGCCAAGCTCAGCGAGGCAGAAATTGCGGCCGCCCGTGACCACCACAGCAGCGACACCCGAACCGCCGCCGCCCTGCGCTTTGCATACCGCGTCGCCACCGAGCGTGGCCGCGTCAGCGACGCCGACCTGGCCGCGCTGCGGCAGGCTGGCTTCGACGAGGCTGAGGTGGTGGAAATCGTCCTCGTCGTTGCCCTGAATGTGCTCACCAACTACGTCAACAACGTCGCCCAGACCGATATCGACTTCCCCAAAGTATCGGCCAAGTAAACCGCCGCCTAAGGCATCTGCCCACTCACTTGAATCGGAAACCATCATGAACATCGCCCGCACCCGTCTCCTCGCCCAACTGGCACTGGCCGCCGCCCTGATCGCCCCGGTCTTTGGGGCCACACCCGTGACCAAGGATGGTGTCACCACCATTCACCTGACCGAGTACAACGGCTACTTCGCCGCCAAGGAAACCCTCACCGACCTCAAGCCCGGCGAGTACGACTTTGTCGTAACCAACAAGGCAGGAAAATTCGTTGGCTTTAACGTGCAGGATCAGAAAACCCATGAACTGCTCGGCGGCTTCGGCCTGAATCCGGACGAGACCAAGACGGCCCGGGTCACGGTGACCGCCAATGGCTTCCGTTACCGCTGCCCGATCAATGTCACACCCTGGTACGACGTAGACGTCAGCAAGTAAGTCCCCGGCGCTCTGCCCGACGTCCCCTCGCGTCGGGCAGCGTTGTCGCCAGCGTGCTCCCCCATGGCGGCCTCACCGCCGCTGGCCAGACTCTGAGCTTGAATGGCCCGCTTGGGCCACTCGCTCCTTTCTCCTTTCCAACCCAATCAACTCTGAATTGCGCCAAACCAGACCATGTTTGCGTCCGGATTATGCGCGGATACCTCCATGACGATGACCACACGGCAATACCGCCTCACCCCCGGCACAACGGGGCTGGCCTTGCAGCAAGACACCCGGCAGCTCCCTTTACTCGCAGAGGATCAGATCCTCATCCGGATCGGCGCAGTCAGCCTCAACTACCGTGACAGGCTGGTCCAACAGGATGCCGCCACTACCCGCAGCGGCCTGGTGCCATTGTCCGATGCCGCGGGTACGGTAGTGGCCGTCGGTCGCCATGTCAGTCAATGGCGAGAGGGCGACCGCGTCAGCCCTGGCTTCTTTGCGGCTTGGCAAGATGGGCCATTCAAGCCCCATCACCTTGCCTCAGCCTTGGGCGGTGGCAGCAATGACGGGGTACTCAGTGACTACGTCATCGCGCAGGCAGACGCCGTGGTGGCGGTCCCCGACCACCTTAGCCTGGCCGAGGCCGCCGCTTTGCCCTGCGCGGGGGTGACGGCATGGCACGCACTCTTCGAGCGGGGCCAGCTCCAAGCGGGCGAGACCGTGCTGGTACAAGGCACCGGCGGTGTGGCGATGATGGCCTTGCAACTGGCCTCCGCCCATGGCGCCAGGGTCATCGTTACGTCGTCGTCGACTGCGAAATTGCGTCGAGCCGAGGCGCTGGGAGCGTGGGCCACGATCAACTATCGGGAAGAGGCAGACTGGGATAAAGCCGTGCTTGATCTGACCGAGGGCGTCGGCGCGGATCACATTCTGGAGCTAGGCGGTCCGGCAACTTACACCCGATCGCTGAATGCCGTTGCGCACGGCGGCCGCATTGCCCAGATCGGCGTGTTGAGCGGATTCGATGCCGCCCCGCATATCACGCCAATGCAGTTCAAAAACGCCAGCATCAACGGTATCTGTGTCGGCTCGCTGGCTCACCACGTTCGCCTCAATCAATTCATGACCCAGCATGGCATCCACCCGATCATCGAGCATCAGTTCGCGTTTGATGAGGCGCCCCAGGCCTATTCGGCCTTGGCCGAGGCCAACCATATGGGCAAGCTTGTCGTGACACTGGACTAGTCACCCTTGCCGGGCGTGGGCCCACCGGGCCAATCGTCATCGCTGGTCGGCAAAGACCTTGCCGACCAGCCGCAATCTACCTCTCCCACTTGCAGGCTGGACTATCGTAAAGGCGTCACGAATCCGACCTGACCCCACATCAACCCACCGGCACTCACCATGACCCATTTGCCTATCGATGATCATCAACCCTTGCTCAAGCAAGGTCTGCTTCGCAGCCTCATGCTGATGGCCTGGATGGTTGAAGCGCGCGACCCCTATACCGGCGGCCATTTATGGCGCGTGGCGCGCATGGCCGAGGAGCTGGGCAAATCGATCGGCTTACCCGACAAGGAAGTGCGCCGCATTGCCCTTGCCGGTTTCCTGCACGATATCGGCAAGATCGGCGTCCCCGATGCCGTGCTACGCAAACCGGGCAAGCTGGACGACGACGAGTATGCCGTCATCAAGACGCACCCTGCCATCGGCCAGCGCATTCTGGCCGAGCATCCGCTGGCCCATCTGGTCATGGATGTCGTCTTCCACCATCACGAAACACCGGATGGCCGCGGCTACCCCATGGGGCTGAGTGACACCGCCATTCCGCTGGACGCCCGTTTGGTCGGCATCTGCGATGCCTTCGATGCCATGACCAGCACCCGGCCTTACCGCAAGGGCATGCCGGTCGCCAAGGCGCTTGAAATCATCAGCCATGCCGCAGGCCAGCAGTTCGACGCCGAACTGGCCGGCCACTTTGTGGCACTGGGTAATGCCGGTGCATTCGACCATATCGTCGGGCATACCGACGAGGGGATTCCACTCGGCGTCTGCGTCAGCTGCGGGCCGGTGATCCAGCGCTATCGCACCACCCAACCTGGCGAGCATGCCGACTGCCCCGCTTGCAACGCACGCTATGAATGGCAACAGACCGGCAACGGCCTGCACGCGGCCCATGTAGGCAAAACTCATGGCAGCCAGAGCCTGCCCTTGCCGGATACCAGCCTGATGCACACCCTGCTGGAGTCGTGGTCACCGCTACTGGCGTAAATCACTGCTCAGCGCGCAATCAATGCACCAATGCGCACCGATTATTCCACCAATGGAAATAATCATTTACCTGGAACAAGGATTCCGACATTTCAGCAATACGGTCAAAGTGATGCCTGTTCACTATCTGCCAACCCGGCACCCAAGGAAGCATCATGACCGACATCACCATGTTCCACACATCGACCTGCCCCTACTGCGTTCAAGCAGAGCGCCTGTTGAGCCGCAAGGGCGTCACCGCCATCAACAAAGTCAATATTGAAGCGTCGGCAAGCTTGCGCGACGAGATGATCGCCCGCAGCGGCCGGCGCACCGTGCCGCAGATCTTCATCAACGGCCAGCACCTGGGCGGTTTTGATGATCTGGCACGACTCGAATAAAGCGGCGAGCTCGCTCCCATGCTGGGCCTCAAGGCGTAACCGCCAAACCGTTCTTGCCCACATCACTGACCAGGTAACGCATCATGACAGCCCACTTGAGCACTAGCCGCCCACCGCTACCACCTTTTGATCACGACAGCGCGCTGATCAAGGTCCGAGCCGCAGAGGATGGCTGGAATGGCCGTGACCCCGCCAAGGTTGCGCTGGCCTACACAGCAGACAGCCGCTGGCGCAACCGCGATGAATTCCTGCACGGAAGACAGGAGATCGAAGCATTCCTGCAAAGAAAATGGCAGCGCGAGCACGACTACCGGCTGATCAAAGAGCTATGGGCTTACACCGGGAACCGGATCGCGGTCCGCTTTGCTTACGAATGGCATGACGACGCAGGCCAGTGGTACCGCTCTTACGGCAACGAGAACTGGGAGTTCGATGCACAGGGCCTGATGGCCGTGCGCCACGCCAGCATCAACGATCTGGCCATTTCGGAGTCAGCCCGGTTGTTTCACTGGCCGCAAGGTAGACGACCGGATGAGCACGCTGGTCTAACTCAGTTGGGGCTGTGACTCTGCGCATTTTGATCATCTGGGCGCTGCAAAGCCGCAAACCCGGGCGCTACTCGGCCCAAGCAGACTGTCCAGTGAAGTGCACCGGTTGGACTGCTACCGACTCTCAGCTGTCATTTATGATGGGAGGAACACTGGATGTCTATTGTTCTCGAGCCAGACTAGGTAGCCTCATTACGACAAAGTATGGGGGATCGCCCAGAGCACGTGTGATTATGGAATCCATACACGACGTGCCCTAAAGGGCAGATTTCAAGAGTATAGCTAGTGCTAAATTTGAGGGACGGTATTAACTACTTCAGGTTGAGCACGACCTCATCTTGGTCGATTCGACTGGTATCGCCCTCGGTAATTTGGCATCTCGCGTATTTTGCTCACGCAAGGCGAACGCTTCGCTGGGGGCTGAATATCAAGCGGCGCTCTCTTGAGGTGAAAATGAACTCTCGGTGAGATTAAATTTTACCCATTTCCACCAGATCATCTACGCTAGTACCATTTGACCAATGGAGGCTCCTTATGTCCCGACGTACTCTACGCGTGCTGTTTGTGATCGTCGCGTCCACAATTGCCACATCTTTTAGTCACGCCAGTGAGCCCGCGGTTAGTTCGCCAAACGGCAAACTCGGCATCGCAGTTGGCAATAAAGACCTATCCAATATTGTCAGTGGCTCATTTACTTTCGGTCTGACTCAAGGTTTAGGGGCTCAGATCGATCTATCGAGGTTGAAATATGGTGCTTCCGGTGCCACCTCGAACGCGGCCGCAGGCCATTTATTCTGGCGTGACCCGTCAGTTGGATTGGTGGGTACCGGATTTGCTCACTATGATAGGCATGGCGGTAACGGTCGTAGTTTCAGTTTGCAGGGAGAGAGATACTTCGAACAGTTCACGTTGCGCGGTCATGTGGGGCGCGAATACTGGAATCTCGGCTCACTTAAAGGCAGCGACACCCTGTTGAGATCAACAGCATCGTGGTATTCAATGCCTGACCTCGCTCTTCATCTTCGCGCGAACCGAGCACTAGGTCGCAATTGGGTTGGTGTTGGGAGCGAATGGCAGTTTTCCACAACCCATTCAGCCGGTTATACGTTTTTCCTGGAAGCCGGTAAGAGCCGTGACCTTGGTACCCAGGTAAAGGCCGGCTTCCGCATTTACTTCGATTCTCCCATGACGCTAAAGGCTCGCCACCGCACGGCCGACCCAGAGGCATTTGACAACAACAACACGAATCATGGGATGTGCCCTCCTGGTTATGAGCACGATCAATGGGGAGTCATTACCGGCCCAGGTGCATGTAGCCCAATTGAATTTGAGGATAATATTTGATGATTCGACAAGACAGCTGAAGGTCGATCTTCAGAGTAAGTAGTTTTCCGCCAAATCCGCAGCGGGCATAAATAAAGCCACACCTGAGAGTGGCTTTATTTTGTGGATATTCATCGCCCTGGCAGTCGACGTTTTCTTTTTGACATGGCTGATTCTAGGTGGTGCACGACGCACATCGGGTTGCCCTTTAACAAGGTTTGGTTCTTCGGAGAGTTAGCCTTGCTGACGTTCTTAGATGGCCTTCCCGGATAACCGACAACTACACCAACTCAGTCGACCCTATAGCTGCTTTTTCTGGAAGTCGGAGGTGGCTTAGGATTGGTCATCGGAGTTCGGTGGCCGAGGCAACTGCTATCGGCACCACTACGTGCTGAGTGTTAGCTTAACGGCGCTTTGCTGACCGATTAGCCTAACCATCCAAATATCAGCAAAGGCCGACAAGCCGCCCTCCCACACGTAGCTGCGTGTCCCCACATCAGCAAGCACCACAGACACAACCTGTTAGCAAAACACCAATAAAAAGCGGGCGAACCTTTCGGTCCGCCCGGTCAATGCACTGCTACTCCCAAACTGGTGTGATTACTGGATCGTGCCCGTTGGCAGGTTCGGGTATTCCTGCTTGATGGCGAACTGCTTGGCGCCGATGGTGATCACGTAGTTCGATGGGCCACTGATCGGCAAGTAGTAGTTCAGCGTCACGTCGGTGGAGGCACCGGGCGCGAGCGATTGCCAGGCCGGCAGTGCGAACTCTGCCGTGTGGAAATCACCCTTGAAGCCGCCCACATTGCTGCCGGTATGCTCGGAAGCCACCACCTTCAGGCCCGCACCGCTCTGGTCGGCCATATTGTTTGGCGCGGCCACGGGGTACTGGAACTGGATCTTGGCGCCACCGGGGATGGTCGCTGTCGATTTGTTGGTGATACGGAGCTTGGGGTTCAGCGGGTAGTTCTGGTCGCCGAGTTTGAAGTCGGTGACGTCGAACTGCAGGTCGATTGCCTCGGTGGGCATGGCTTTCTTGGCGCGCTTGTTGCCATAGGCTGAGGCCACCTTGAACGCGTCGTGGAACTTGGTAGTCAGCGTGTTGCCGACACCGTATTCGCCCTTGGCGCTGTTGAAGGCATAGTCGCCCGCCAGCTCCCAGAACATCACCCCGCCCACGCCGTTATCCACAATCCACTGCGCCTTGCGGGCAACCGATTGTTCGTCCTCG
The nucleotide sequence above comes from Chitinimonas sp. BJYL2. Encoded proteins:
- a CDS encoding glutathione S-transferase family protein, with the protein product MSHHPVKLYTFPLSGHAHRVRLALSLLNVPTELIEVDLRKGEHKQADFLKLNVFGQVPVIDDNGTVIADSNAILVYLARQYGNSDWLPSDPVGEANVQRWLSVAAGLVAFGPAAARLVTVFGAGFNADEVINRSHNLLKVMDAELANRPFLIGSKPSIADIANYTYIAHAPEGNVALSAYPNVGAWLRRIEALPGFVGMQKTAVGLAA
- a CDS encoding pyridoxamine 5'-phosphate oxidase family protein, which encodes MSSPDTGTPSPWHRGERAIHEQMGTAAQMEAFGRRVIRDYMPDQHRTFYAQLPFIVAGGVDAQGYPWASVLEGMPGFIQSPDPRQLLIRARPTAGDALLDCLHDGAAIGLLGIELHTRRRNRMNGQIHLQQNGDIAVHVGHSFGNCPQYIQDREFSFSQPPGQAYTGAIEHLNGLDAAARDTINNADTFFVASCFPGDDDTPAQQVDVSHRGGKPGFVRVDGGTLTIPDFSGNLHFNTLGNLLVHPKAGLVFIDFASGDMLQVSGSTEIQFAGDDIAAFQGAERLWRLKVERVVRRRAALALRWQLRGFSPNSLMTGSWEQAAERQAAAKLQNTWRPFRIERIIEESSAVRSFYLSPADGLGLAGFQAGQHLPIRLSLPGQDKPVIRTYTLSAAPSDGFYRISVKRGGRVSGHLHDALKIGDLIEARAPQGDFLVDAAERRPLVLLAGGIGITPMLAMLRHVVYEGLRTRRVRPSYLFYATRTVAERAFDTEIDALLHRAGNALQVVRLASQPEADRVHGRDYEVAGHIDLALLKSALPLDDYDFYLCGPVPFMQSLYDGLRDLRIADDRIHAEAFGPAALTRRADVASALPTLAPMADHDVKVLFAESGKEARWQAGDGSLLELAEARGLTPEFSCRGGSCGTCKVALLEGAVTYAQQPAFALADGEVLPCCAVPARSADQAARIVLKL
- a CDS encoding LysR family transcriptional regulator: MDRLHLMTVFVAVGEEESFAGGARRLGMSPPAVTRAISALENRLGVKLLQRTTRYVRVTEAGQRYLDDARRILGEVDEADEAAAGINAAPRGHLTVTAPVLFGKMFVMPGIVDYLSRYPETDVSALFLDRVVNMLEEGVDVAVRIGPLPDSSMRAIKVGQVRRVLCASPAYLEQHGIPQSPQALRERTIIAATGVSPAVEWKFGPESTPTNIKLKPRLTVTSNDAAIEAALSGLGITRLMSYQIAPHLAAGQLKIVLSEYENAPLPIHIVHRESKYGSAKVRSFIDLMADRLRADKHLN
- a CDS encoding carboxymuconolactone decarboxylase family protein, with the protein product MSRISIPTVEQSVEASKPLLAAVKQQLGVVPNLMKLVGHSPAALEGYLSLNAALNKGKLDAALRERIALTVAEYNGCDYCLSAHTYLGLHVAKLSEAEIAAARDHHSSDTRTAAALRFAYRVATERGRVSDADLAALRQAGFDEAEVVEIVLVVALNVLTNYVNNVAQTDIDFPKVSAK
- a CDS encoding NAD(P)-dependent alcohol dehydrogenase: MTMTTRQYRLTPGTTGLALQQDTRQLPLLAEDQILIRIGAVSLNYRDRLVQQDAATTRSGLVPLSDAAGTVVAVGRHVSQWREGDRVSPGFFAAWQDGPFKPHHLASALGGGSNDGVLSDYVIAQADAVVAVPDHLSLAEAAALPCAGVTAWHALFERGQLQAGETVLVQGTGGVAMMALQLASAHGARVIVTSSSTAKLRRAEALGAWATINYREEADWDKAVLDLTEGVGADHILELGGPATYTRSLNAVAHGGRIAQIGVLSGFDAAPHITPMQFKNASINGICVGSLAHHVRLNQFMTQHGIHPIIEHQFAFDEAPQAYSALAEANHMGKLVVTLD
- a CDS encoding HD-GYP domain-containing protein, with the protein product MTHLPIDDHQPLLKQGLLRSLMLMAWMVEARDPYTGGHLWRVARMAEELGKSIGLPDKEVRRIALAGFLHDIGKIGVPDAVLRKPGKLDDDEYAVIKTHPAIGQRILAEHPLAHLVMDVVFHHHETPDGRGYPMGLSDTAIPLDARLVGICDAFDAMTSTRPYRKGMPVAKALEIISHAAGQQFDAELAGHFVALGNAGAFDHIVGHTDEGIPLGVCVSCGPVIQRYRTTQPGEHADCPACNARYEWQQTGNGLHAAHVGKTHGSQSLPLPDTSLMHTLLESWSPLLA
- the grxC gene encoding glutaredoxin 3, producing the protein MTDITMFHTSTCPYCVQAERLLSRKGVTAINKVNIEASASLRDEMIARSGRRTVPQIFINGQHLGGFDDLARLE
- a CDS encoding nuclear transport factor 2 family protein, translating into MTAHLSTSRPPLPPFDHDSALIKVRAAEDGWNGRDPAKVALAYTADSRWRNRDEFLHGRQEIEAFLQRKWQREHDYRLIKELWAYTGNRIAVRFAYEWHDDAGQWYRSYGNENWEFDAQGLMAVRHASINDLAISESARLFHWPQGRRPDEHAGLTQLGL